Proteins encoded together in one Neobacillus sp. FSL H8-0543 window:
- the crcB gene encoding fluoride efflux transporter CrcB: MVGIGGFFGAIARLSISNQLNKKFKTKLPLGTLTVNLSGAFLLGILLGAKVDVMVILLLGTGFLGAFTTFSTLKLEMVQMHLKKYNKEFFLYLFTTYGIGLLLAYLGFWIGGYLQ, translated from the coding sequence ATGGTTGGTATCGGGGGTTTTTTTGGTGCAATCGCCCGACTTTCAATAAGTAACCAATTAAATAAAAAATTTAAGACTAAACTACCGTTAGGAACATTAACAGTTAACCTATCTGGGGCTTTTCTCTTAGGTATTCTTCTTGGGGCTAAAGTAGATGTAATGGTTATATTGTTACTAGGTACCGGATTTTTGGGTGCATTTACAACCTTTTCTACCTTAAAGTTAGAAATGGTGCAAATGCACTTAAAAAAATACAATAAAGAATTTTTCCTTTATTTATTTACAACTTATGGTATTGGATTGCTGCTGGCGTATTTAGGATTTTGGATAGGAGGGTATCTTCAATAA
- a CDS encoding GTP cyclohydrolase II, whose protein sequence is MKQTLDSKVLSVLEDKIQLIKTDAGAIYLVGPIRLPVNLYGETVVFQWYCWLNCGEVTEDFERIIDKLSSKNLAEFQQSSVLVYGDFEFGEDAIIRMHSICHTGDIFGSKRCDCGYQLKQSMKMITEHGTGALFYLANHEGRGIGLFSKAMAYVLQENGYDTVEANEGLGFVDDSRNYGDAIQVLKALRSKPVTLMTNNPKKLEALRSAGLKVSGRQPLWGDVSEYNEKYLQTKINKSGHMDSKGVSQND, encoded by the coding sequence ATGAAACAAACACTTGACTCTAAAGTACTTTCGGTTTTAGAAGATAAAATACAATTAATCAAAACAGATGCGGGAGCGATCTATTTAGTCGGTCCAATCCGGCTTCCAGTTAATTTATATGGGGAAACGGTTGTCTTTCAATGGTATTGTTGGTTAAACTGTGGGGAAGTAACCGAGGATTTTGAACGAATTATTGATAAATTATCTTCTAAAAATTTAGCTGAGTTTCAACAATCCAGCGTCTTAGTATATGGAGACTTTGAATTTGGTGAGGATGCCATTATTAGAATGCATTCTATTTGTCATACGGGTGATATATTTGGAAGTAAGCGCTGTGATTGTGGATACCAGTTAAAACAGTCGATGAAGATGATTACAGAACATGGAACAGGGGCATTATTTTATCTAGCGAACCATGAAGGCAGAGGAATTGGTTTATTCAGTAAGGCCATGGCATATGTTCTTCAAGAAAACGGCTATGATACAGTAGAGGCGAATGAAGGTCTAGGTTTTGTTGACGATTCCAGAAACTATGGTGATGCTATTCAAGTCCTAAAAGCATTGCGGTCAAAACCAGTAACGTTAATGACAAATAATCCGAAAAAATTAGAAGCATTAAGAAGTGCTGGATTAAAGGTTTCTGGAAGACAGCCTTTATGGGGAGATGTATCAGAGTATAATGAAAAATACCTTCAAACTAAAATTAACAAGTCAGGTCACATGGATTCTAAGGGGGTAAGTCAAAATGACTAA
- a CDS encoding HAD family acid phosphatase produces the protein MRFGFDIDDTLINLREHAFTIYNKKLNQSVSMEEFNNLKRIEIHEPFGLSDEQGKEMWNSSLEEIYYTSCPAFPNAVETLHNLEKQGHEIFYITARPKEHGERTKVWLKENGFPVHDARFFYGMQDHEKVEIIKKLKLDYYFDDKPEVLNTLLNEKLKAIIRDQSYNQHSNLPRIKHWSDLEEIMKEH, from the coding sequence ATGAGATTTGGTTTTGATATTGATGATACATTAATAAATCTAAGAGAGCATGCCTTTACGATTTATAATAAAAAGCTCAATCAATCTGTTTCAATGGAGGAGTTTAATAATCTAAAAAGAATTGAAATACATGAACCCTTCGGATTATCGGATGAACAAGGAAAAGAAATGTGGAATAGTTCATTAGAAGAAATTTATTATACCTCCTGTCCTGCTTTTCCAAATGCGGTTGAAACATTACATAATTTAGAGAAACAGGGACATGAAATTTTCTATATTACAGCAAGACCTAAGGAACATGGTGAACGAACAAAGGTATGGTTAAAAGAAAATGGTTTTCCTGTTCATGACGCGAGATTTTTTTATGGAATGCAGGATCATGAGAAGGTAGAGATAATAAAAAAATTAAAACTTGATTACTACTTCGATGACAAACCAGAGGTTTTAAATACATTATTAAACGAAAAATTAAAGGCAATTATAAGAGACCAATCATATAATCAACATTCGAATTTACCGCGAATTAAACATTGGAGCGACCTTGAGGAAATAATGAAAGAACATTAG
- a CDS encoding MFS transporter — translation METKRALPILFLVMFLVMIGFGIIIPVLPFYAEEIGANPTQLGLLMAVYSLMQLIFAPFWGKLSDRIGRKPIMMIGIAGLALSFFMQALATDLWMLFAARIIGGILSSANMPTAMAYVADITTPENRGKGMGIIGAAVGLGFVFGPAIGGIFSKTSMSLPFFIAGFSSLITLVLVFFLLKETIQKKAENAPMAKKQSLWEAFSGAATVLFLLQLLISLSLSGLEATFAYFAAEKAGLNAVSLGYIFMIMGFAGAIVQGGLVGRLTKKYGEGKVIQGGIIVSAIGFGLILLVDSFTTAAIFLTIFGIGNGVIRPSVSSLLTKTSTTGHGSATGLLSSFDSLGRIIGPPLGGWLFSLAIGLPYISGAIISILAFILFQVYRSKSKAVVAKTN, via the coding sequence TTGGAAACAAAAAGAGCACTGCCGATTTTATTTTTAGTTATGTTTTTAGTGATGATTGGCTTTGGAATCATTATTCCCGTCCTTCCCTTTTATGCGGAGGAAATCGGAGCAAATCCAACTCAACTAGGTTTATTAATGGCCGTATATTCACTAATGCAGCTTATTTTTGCACCTTTCTGGGGTAAATTATCCGACCGGATCGGAAGAAAGCCAATCATGATGATTGGTATTGCAGGATTAGCTTTATCATTTTTTATGCAAGCATTGGCAACTGATCTTTGGATGTTATTTGCCGCACGGATTATTGGAGGAATTCTTTCCTCAGCTAATATGCCAACCGCAATGGCCTATGTGGCTGATATTACTACGCCTGAAAATCGCGGTAAAGGTATGGGAATCATCGGTGCTGCTGTCGGACTTGGCTTTGTCTTTGGCCCAGCCATTGGCGGGATCTTTTCAAAAACCAGTATGAGCTTGCCCTTCTTCATTGCCGGATTTTCTTCTTTAATCACTTTAGTACTTGTGTTTTTCTTATTAAAAGAAACAATCCAGAAAAAGGCCGAGAATGCTCCTATGGCGAAAAAACAATCATTATGGGAGGCCTTTAGTGGCGCTGCCACTGTTCTATTTTTATTACAGCTGCTTATCTCGCTGTCATTATCAGGCTTAGAAGCAACTTTTGCCTATTTTGCGGCAGAAAAAGCCGGGCTAAATGCTGTAAGCCTTGGGTACATATTCATGATTATGGGGTTTGCGGGAGCCATTGTACAAGGTGGCTTAGTTGGCAGATTAACCAAAAAGTACGGCGAAGGGAAAGTAATCCAAGGTGGAATTATTGTTTCAGCCATTGGCTTTGGTTTAATCCTTCTTGTCGATAGTTTTACAACCGCCGCGATCTTTTTAACCATTTTCGGTATCGGAAATGGTGTCATTCGTCCTAGTGTTTCTTCATTACTTACGAAAACCTCAACGACTGGACATGGCAGTGCAACAGGGTTATTATCCTCCTTTGACTCACTAGGAAGGATTATAGGTCCTCCCTTGGGAGGCTGGTTATTTTCGCTAGCAATTGGTCTTCCGTATATATCTGGAGCGATTATCTCTATCCTGGCATTTATTCTTTTTCAGGTTTATCGCTCAAAATCAAAAGCAGTAGTTGCCAAAACAAACTAG
- a CDS encoding ABC transporter permease subunit, producing the protein MTKLIPFIRLHKRFSLTCVLIFVFVWSLSSIQWSADDLIHAGGVPTMLQIFEGLIHPDLAPSTLIIGFESAWITFAYAVAGMSLAIIYAFIVGILASGMLTSSRFSRLINKIFFRGVLGFTRSIHELIWAWLFVAAIGLSPFAAIFALAIPYGGILGRIFADMLTDVPEQPIKALKSTGASRLQTLVYGYLPLVWADFISYTMYRFECAIRSSAIMSFVGLGGLGFQIQLSLADLKYESVWTYVFFLIGLVLFVDLWSSLVRKGLTDHKRKKGLSSGWCSSLFAVLLIIVSWMYIVLAENANLFELLSDKNIEYATRFFGGLIGVNQENPAFLNASSWASALTLTVETLEMSIMAIGFSTIAAFLTVIPAARNIANGSLTSEKKWYNWILYGIVRLSYIFSRSVPELVWAMMIIFILKPGLLPGAIALALHNFGILGKLWAEVIEDMDPRPIRNLATAGASKIEIFFYGILPTVMPRFLTYILYRWEVIMRTTIVVGFVGAGGLGMDFKLAMSYFNYTEITLLLLCYMILVVIADFASETTRKAVK; encoded by the coding sequence ATGACGAAACTGATCCCTTTTATCCGTTTACACAAACGTTTTTCTCTTACCTGTGTGTTGATTTTCGTTTTCGTCTGGAGCTTGTCCTCCATTCAATGGAGTGCGGATGATTTAATACATGCTGGCGGGGTACCTACGATGCTGCAAATCTTCGAAGGATTAATTCACCCGGATTTAGCACCTAGTACATTAATTATCGGTTTTGAATCAGCATGGATTACCTTTGCCTATGCTGTTGCGGGCATGTCGTTAGCCATTATTTATGCATTTATAGTTGGAATACTTGCATCTGGAATGCTAACTTCTAGCAGATTCTCACGGCTTATTAATAAAATATTTTTTAGAGGTGTCCTCGGTTTCACCAGGTCCATTCACGAGTTAATCTGGGCATGGTTGTTTGTGGCAGCGATCGGTCTTTCTCCGTTTGCCGCTATTTTTGCCCTAGCTATTCCATATGGTGGAATTCTTGGGCGAATATTTGCTGATATGCTGACAGATGTCCCTGAGCAACCCATAAAGGCCCTAAAATCGACGGGTGCTTCTCGGCTACAAACTCTTGTTTATGGTTATTTACCTTTAGTTTGGGCTGATTTTATCAGTTATACCATGTACCGCTTTGAATGCGCCATCCGATCGTCGGCCATAATGAGCTTTGTTGGACTGGGTGGTCTCGGTTTTCAAATTCAATTATCACTTGCGGATTTAAAATATGAATCAGTTTGGACCTATGTCTTTTTCTTAATTGGTCTTGTCTTATTTGTGGACTTATGGAGCAGCCTAGTTCGGAAAGGGTTGACAGACCATAAGCGAAAAAAAGGCCTAAGTTCTGGGTGGTGCTCTTCCCTTTTTGCTGTCTTATTAATTATTGTTTCTTGGATGTATATCGTACTTGCCGAGAATGCAAATCTGTTCGAATTACTTTCTGATAAAAATATTGAATATGCTACAAGGTTTTTCGGTGGACTAATTGGGGTCAATCAAGAGAACCCTGCCTTTCTTAATGCAAGCAGCTGGGCATCTGCATTAACGCTTACCGTAGAGACGCTAGAAATGAGTATCATGGCCATTGGTTTCTCAACGATTGCTGCGTTTTTAACCGTCATTCCTGCTGCAAGAAATATTGCTAATGGCAGCCTTACATCAGAAAAAAAGTGGTATAACTGGATTTTATATGGAATCGTTCGTCTTTCTTATATTTTTTCACGATCCGTTCCAGAATTAGTCTGGGCGATGATGATTATTTTTATTTTGAAGCCAGGCTTATTGCCAGGTGCGATTGCCCTTGCCCTTCATAACTTTGGCATACTAGGTAAACTTTGGGCCGAAGTGATTGAGGACATGGATCCTAGACCCATTCGTAATTTAGCAACTGCTGGTGCTTCTAAAATTGAAATCTTCTTCTATGGAATTTTGCCAACAGTGATGCCCAGATTCTTAACCTATATTCTTTATCGTTGGGAAGTAATCATGAGAACAACAATTGTAGTTGGATTTGTAGGAGCGGGCGGTCTTGGTATGGACTTCAAACTTGCAATGAGTTACTTCAATTACACAGAAATCACTTTGTTGCTCCTTTGTTATATGATACTGGTGGTAATTGCTGACTTTGCTTCAGAAACAACAAGAAAAGCGGTTAAGTAG
- a CDS encoding phosphonate ABC transporter ATP-binding protein encodes MSAKMMIEAKNISKHFERKIALSSLSFSIKKGELVALIGPSGAGKTTLLNSIAGLVSLQSGELLIDSQPLSYYKKGKLFAKKVGVIRQQFDLIGPLAVIHNVLAGKLSEWGFAKSLFSLLVPQDKDIAITALERVGLADKTYELTSTLSGGEQQRVAMARLMVQQPEIILADEPVASLDPARADDVLAMLTKIIAEENQTLLTSLHSVEYARKYFTRIIALKNGEIFFDLPTEEVTDDLLAELYQLKEQV; translated from the coding sequence ATGTCTGCAAAAATGATGATAGAAGCTAAAAATATATCAAAACACTTTGAGCGGAAGATAGCCTTATCTTCCCTTTCTTTTTCTATAAAAAAAGGCGAACTGGTTGCCTTGATCGGACCGAGTGGTGCTGGCAAGACAACCTTATTAAATTCAATTGCAGGCTTGGTTTCACTTCAAAGTGGTGAGCTTCTAATCGATAGCCAACCTCTTTCCTACTATAAAAAAGGGAAACTGTTTGCCAAAAAAGTAGGAGTCATACGCCAACAGTTCGATTTGATTGGACCACTTGCGGTTATTCATAATGTCCTTGCTGGAAAATTGTCCGAATGGGGATTCGCGAAGTCCTTGTTTTCTTTACTCGTCCCTCAAGATAAAGATATAGCAATTACAGCATTAGAACGGGTCGGTCTTGCCGATAAAACGTACGAGTTAACCTCTACTTTATCGGGAGGTGAACAGCAACGGGTGGCCATGGCTAGATTGATGGTACAACAACCTGAGATTATCCTAGCAGATGAACCGGTTGCCTCCCTTGACCCCGCACGGGCGGATGATGTGCTTGCAATGCTAACTAAAATCATTGCAGAAGAAAACCAAACGTTACTTACAAGTTTGCACTCAGTTGAATACGCACGTAAATATTTTACAAGGATTATTGCTTTAAAGAATGGAGAAATCTTTTTTGATTTACCGACAGAAGAAGTAACGGATGACCTGCTAGCCGAGCTTTATCAGCTAAAGGAGCAGGTATAA
- a CDS encoding putative selenate ABC transporter substrate-binding protein, with protein sequence MKKWLSAIIISMLLITLAACGQEDDKANEGTKETKTTEVLKIGAIPDQNAADLQKGMDAVAKHLNEKTGFKVEFVPTVDYAALVTAFQRGEIHLAWFGGLTSVQARNLVPDAESIVQRPRDAEFKSVFITQEGSGINSLEDLKGNSLTFGSESSTSGHLMPRYFLSEAGIDANTDLDGKPNFSGSHDTTYKLVESGAFKAGALNISVWEAAVKEAKVDTSKVKVFYTTPPYYDYNWTINSNVEEVFGKGVKGKVKDALLSMTGEQTEIADLFQTDKFVETKNENYKKIEQVAKELEIIK encoded by the coding sequence ATGAAAAAATGGTTATCTGCAATTATTATTTCTATGCTTCTAATTACATTGGCTGCTTGTGGTCAAGAGGATGATAAAGCAAATGAAGGTACGAAAGAAACAAAAACAACAGAGGTGTTAAAAATCGGTGCGATTCCTGATCAAAACGCTGCTGACCTTCAAAAAGGAATGGACGCAGTCGCAAAACATCTAAATGAAAAAACAGGGTTCAAAGTGGAATTTGTTCCGACAGTTGATTATGCTGCATTAGTAACTGCCTTCCAACGTGGTGAGATTCATTTAGCTTGGTTTGGTGGCTTAACAAGTGTTCAAGCAAGAAACCTAGTTCCTGATGCTGAATCAATCGTCCAAAGACCACGTGACGCAGAATTCAAGTCAGTATTCATTACCCAAGAGGGTTCTGGAATTAATTCACTTGAGGATTTAAAAGGTAATTCCTTAACATTTGGCAGTGAAAGCTCAACTTCTGGGCATTTAATGCCACGATATTTTCTATCAGAAGCAGGGATTGACGCAAATACGGACCTTGATGGGAAGCCAAACTTCTCTGGATCACATGACACAACCTATAAGTTAGTTGAATCAGGTGCCTTTAAAGCAGGTGCATTAAATATTTCCGTTTGGGAAGCAGCTGTTAAAGAAGCTAAAGTAGATACAAGTAAAGTGAAAGTTTTTTACACGACTCCACCTTATTACGACTATAACTGGACGATTAATAGTAATGTTGAAGAAGTCTTTGGAAAAGGCGTTAAGGGCAAAGTTAAGGATGCTCTGCTTTCAATGACAGGCGAGCAAACAGAAATTGCAGATTTATTCCAAACTGACAAGTTTGTAGAAACAAAAAATGAGAATTACAAAAAGATTGAACAAGTGGCGAAAGAATTAGAGATTATTAAGTAG
- a CDS encoding spore germination protein, which translates to MSVNQDGVTIGTVSGGIVNFGGAVYISPISVTKANSGAGDNNTGEEVTACLERNRTNQKSVTELLELIKTMLG; encoded by the coding sequence ATGTCTGTTAATCAAGATGGTGTAACGATTGGTACAGTCTCTGGAGGGATAGTTAACTTTGGCGGGGCGGTGTATATTTCTCCGATATCCGTTACAAAAGCCAACTCTGGAGCGGGTGATAATAATACTGGTGAAGAGGTCACAGCATGCCTGGAGAGAAATCGAACAAATCAAAAAAGTGTGACAGAATTACTTGAATTAATAAAGACGATGCTGGGATGA
- a CDS encoding nucleobase:cation symporter-2 family protein gives MKQNPFKIASLGIQHVLAMYAGAVIVPLIVGGALNLTGEQLTYLVSIDILMCGIATILQVWQNRFFGIGLPIVLGCTFTAVGPMIAIGGQFGISAIYGSILISGLVVVLISQFFGKLLKFFPPVVTGSVVTIIGITLIPVAMNNIAGGQGSPDFGSLSNISLAFGTLLFIILLYRFTKGFIRSIAILLGLAAGTIAASLMGKVNFAAVGDASWFHMVKPFYFGLPTFEWTPIITMTLVAIVSLVESTGVYFALSDITGKKLTEKDLSKGYRAEGLAIILGGLFNAFPYTTYSQNVGLVQLSGVKGKNVIYTMGVMLVVLGFVPKMGALTTVIPTPVLGGAMVAMFGMVIAYGIKMLSKVEFASQENLLIIACSVGMGLGVTAVPDLFAQLPESIKILSSNGIVAGSLTAIFLNIVFNVAKPQKQTQSSAQKLKVS, from the coding sequence ATGAAACAGAACCCATTTAAAATCGCCTCTCTAGGTATTCAGCATGTATTAGCAATGTATGCAGGTGCGGTAATCGTCCCTCTTATTGTTGGCGGTGCGTTAAATTTAACTGGTGAACAATTAACCTACCTCGTTTCGATTGATATTTTAATGTGTGGTATTGCGACGATATTACAAGTTTGGCAGAATCGCTTTTTCGGAATCGGTTTACCCATCGTCCTCGGCTGTACCTTTACAGCTGTTGGGCCGATGATCGCTATCGGTGGACAGTTCGGGATATCCGCTATCTATGGATCGATTCTAATTTCTGGCTTAGTAGTCGTACTTATTTCACAATTCTTTGGCAAATTACTTAAATTTTTCCCGCCAGTTGTCACAGGCTCCGTGGTTACCATTATCGGGATTACACTTATTCCCGTTGCCATGAACAATATTGCTGGAGGTCAAGGCAGCCCTGATTTTGGCAGTCTATCAAATATTAGTCTAGCATTTGGAACTTTACTATTTATCATTTTGCTCTATCGTTTTACAAAAGGGTTCATCCGTTCGATTGCAATTTTATTAGGACTAGCTGCTGGTACCATAGCTGCTTCTCTCATGGGAAAAGTCAATTTTGCAGCTGTTGGGGATGCATCATGGTTTCATATGGTAAAGCCATTTTATTTCGGTCTGCCAACCTTTGAATGGACACCGATTATTACAATGACACTTGTAGCAATTGTTAGCCTTGTTGAATCAACTGGCGTTTATTTTGCACTTAGTGATATCACTGGAAAAAAACTTACTGAAAAGGATTTATCTAAGGGTTATCGTGCCGAAGGTTTGGCGATTATTCTAGGCGGTCTGTTTAATGCCTTCCCATATACCACCTACTCACAAAATGTCGGGCTTGTTCAACTTTCTGGTGTAAAGGGGAAAAATGTTATTTATACAATGGGAGTTATGTTAGTAGTCCTAGGGTTTGTCCCTAAAATGGGTGCCCTTACTACTGTGATTCCAACACCTGTATTAGGCGGTGCGATGGTTGCTATGTTTGGAATGGTCATCGCATACGGAATCAAAATGCTTAGCAAGGTGGAGTTTGCTTCACAAGAAAATCTTTTGATTATTGCTTGTTCAGTAGGAATGGGACTTGGTGTAACGGCTGTTCCGGATTTATTTGCCCAACTGCCGGAAAGCATCAAAATCCTCTCCAGCAATGGAATAGTTGCCGGTAGCCTAACAGCAATTTTCTTAAATATTGTTTTTAATGTGGCTAAACCACAGAAACAAACTCAGTCTTCAGCGCAAAAACTTAAAGTTTCTTAA
- a CDS encoding xanthine phosphoribosyltransferase: MRLLEEKIKNDGLVLNDNVLKVDSFLNHQIDPVLMNEVGKEFALRFKEESITKIVTIESSGIAPAVFAGLHLNVPVIFARKRKSLTLIDDLLTASVHSFTKDETNEISISNKYLNSNDRVLIIDDFLANGQAALALVDLVQQAQANVTGIGIVIEKSFQPGSQKLNDLGLRVESLARIASLANGKVKFINEKVEELI; encoded by the coding sequence ATGAGATTACTAGAGGAAAAAATTAAGAACGACGGATTGGTGCTTAATGATAATGTCTTAAAAGTGGATTCATTTTTAAACCACCAAATTGATCCTGTACTGATGAATGAAGTTGGTAAGGAATTTGCTCTCCGATTTAAAGAGGAAAGCATAACAAAAATAGTCACAATCGAATCATCAGGGATTGCGCCTGCTGTATTTGCTGGCTTACATCTGAATGTTCCTGTTATTTTTGCTCGAAAAAGAAAATCACTAACTCTCATCGATGATTTATTAACGGCAAGTGTTCATTCGTTCACAAAAGATGAAACCAATGAAATCTCCATTTCAAATAAATATCTAAATTCAAATGATCGCGTACTAATTATCGACGATTTTCTGGCAAATGGGCAAGCTGCACTTGCATTAGTTGACTTAGTCCAACAGGCTCAAGCTAATGTAACAGGAATAGGAATTGTAATCGAAAAGTCGTTCCAGCCAGGCTCTCAGAAATTAAATGACTTAGGCTTACGCGTGGAATCCTTAGCAAGAATTGCCTCATTAGCGAATGGAAAAGTAAAATTTATCAATGAGAAAGTGGAGGAATTAATCTAA
- a CDS encoding glycine C-acetyltransferase, with product MSSNTLEQFLNENLADLKTKGLYNVIDPLESANGPVITINGKKLVNLSSNNYLGLATDERLKQAATDAIKKFGVGAGAVRTINGTLKLHVELEEKLAEFKHTEAAIAYQSGFNCNMAAISAVMDKNDAILSDELNHASIIDGCRLSKAKIIRVNHSDMADLRAKAKEAKESGLYNKIMVITDGVFSMDGDIALLPEIVKIAEEFDLITYVDDAHGSGVLGEGAGTVKHFGLSDKIDFQIGTLSKAIGVVGGYVAGKRNLIDWLKVRSRPFLFSTSLTPADVAASIKSIELLMESTELNKKLWENGDYLKKGLKDLGFNIGNSETPITPCIIGDESLTQQFSKRLNDEGVYAKAIVFPTVPQGTGRVRNMPTAAHTKVMLDQAIAIYEKVGKEMGII from the coding sequence GTGTCCAGCAATACTTTGGAACAATTCTTAAACGAAAACCTGGCCGATTTAAAAACTAAGGGTCTTTATAATGTCATCGATCCATTAGAAAGTGCAAATGGACCAGTGATCACAATAAATGGGAAGAAATTAGTTAATCTTTCATCAAATAATTATTTAGGATTAGCAACCGATGAACGGTTAAAACAGGCAGCAACAGACGCAATTAAGAAATTTGGAGTCGGTGCTGGTGCTGTACGGACCATTAATGGAACACTTAAATTACATGTGGAATTGGAAGAAAAATTAGCTGAATTCAAGCATACAGAAGCTGCTATTGCCTATCAATCCGGTTTTAACTGTAATATGGCGGCTATTTCCGCTGTTATGGATAAGAATGATGCGATCCTATCCGATGAGTTGAACCATGCTTCTATTATCGATGGCTGCCGCCTTTCTAAAGCAAAAATCATTCGTGTCAATCATTCAGATATGGCTGATTTACGTGCGAAAGCAAAAGAAGCAAAGGAATCAGGTCTATATAATAAAATCATGGTCATTACCGATGGGGTATTCTCAATGGATGGCGACATTGCTTTATTACCTGAAATCGTTAAGATTGCAGAGGAATTTGATCTTATTACATATGTAGATGATGCCCACGGCTCTGGCGTTTTAGGTGAGGGCGCAGGAACAGTAAAACATTTCGGTCTTTCTGATAAAATTGATTTTCAAATTGGTACCCTGTCTAAGGCAATTGGGGTCGTTGGAGGATATGTTGCAGGCAAAAGGAATTTAATTGATTGGTTAAAGGTACGTAGCCGTCCATTTTTGTTCTCTACATCACTAACACCTGCCGACGTCGCTGCAAGTATTAAATCGATTGAACTCTTAATGGAAAGCACAGAATTAAACAAAAAACTTTGGGAAAATGGCGATTATCTAAAAAAAGGTTTGAAGGACTTAGGATTTAATATTGGAAACAGCGAAACACCTATTACGCCATGTATTATTGGTGACGAAAGTCTAACTCAACAATTCAGCAAACGCCTTAATGATGAAGGAGTATACGCAAAGGCGATTGTCTTCCCAACTGTTCCACAGGGTACCGGACGTGTCCGCAATATGCCAACCGCTGCCCATACAAAAGTAATGCTTGATCAGGCAATTGCTATATACGAGAAAGTAGGCAAGGAAATGGGAATTATTTAA
- a CDS encoding L-threonine 3-dehydrogenase, whose amino-acid sequence MKKILITGALGQIGSELTMKLREIYGSNNVIATDIKRNDSEAAQNGPFEIVDVTDLNRMGEVAKKYNVDTVMHLAALLSATAEAKPVFAWNLNMGGLMNALETARELNAQFFTPSSIGAFGPLTPKDSTPQDTIMRPTTMYGVNKVAGELLADYYFHKFGVDTRGLRFPGLVSYVALPGGGTTDYAVEIYYEAIKNKKYISYIDKGTYMDMMYMPDALTAIIDLMESDPANLVHRNSFNVTAMSFAPEEIAREISLHVPGFEITYAVDPARQKIADSWPNSIDPTAAREEWGFKSEYDLAKMTKDMIEKLTKKIL is encoded by the coding sequence ATGAAGAAGATTTTAATTACAGGTGCATTAGGTCAAATTGGATCCGAACTAACGATGAAGTTAAGGGAGATCTATGGTTCCAATAATGTCATCGCCACAGATATAAAAAGGAACGATAGCGAGGCTGCACAAAATGGGCCGTTTGAAATCGTTGATGTGACTGATTTGAACCGAATGGGCGAGGTTGCAAAAAAATATAATGTCGATACGGTGATGCATTTGGCGGCACTCTTATCTGCCACAGCAGAAGCAAAACCTGTTTTTGCCTGGAATTTAAATATGGGTGGCTTGATGAATGCACTCGAAACGGCAAGAGAACTCAATGCACAATTTTTCACACCAAGTTCTATTGGTGCTTTTGGTCCATTGACACCCAAAGACAGTACTCCACAGGATACCATCATGCGCCCGACAACTATGTATGGTGTAAATAAAGTAGCTGGAGAACTCCTTGCTGATTATTATTTCCATAAATTTGGAGTGGATACTCGCGGTTTGCGTTTCCCTGGCTTAGTTTCTTACGTTGCACTACCAGGCGGAGGGACAACAGACTATGCGGTTGAAATTTATTATGAAGCGATTAAAAACAAGAAATATATTTCATATATTGATAAAGGCACATATATGGACATGATGTATATGCCTGACGCTTTAACAGCAATCATTGATTTAATGGAGTCGGATCCAGCTAATCTTGTTCACCGTAACTCCTTCAATGTTACTGCGATGAGTTTTGCCCCTGAAGAAATTGCTCGAGAGATTTCTCTGCATGTTCCTGGCTTTGAGATAACCTATGCAGTTGATCCTGCTCGTCAAAAAATTGCAGACAGCTGGCCAAACTCGATTGATCCCACCGCCGCAAGGGAAGAATGGGGCTTTAAATCAGAATATGATTTAGCCAAAATGACTAAAGATATGATTGAAAAGTTAACAAAAAAAATCTTATAA